The nucleotide sequence GAGGCCCGCGTGCTGCCCGACCCGGTGTCGGGGACGCCGATGGTCGTCCCGGTGCGCCGGCTCCGGTGAGCCGGGGCCGCGGCGGGGTCCCCCGATCGGGGGGAGTTAGGTAAGGCTAACCTTTGCGTCACCCGGGGACGACCGTCCCCTGATGACCGAGGAGCATCCCGTGCACCGGATCCCCCGTCGCCTGGCCGGCGGCCTGCTGACGCTGGCCGTCGTGGCCACCGCGAGCGCCTGTGGCGACGACGACGCCGCCGAGCCCGCCGCCGAGCCCACGACCGCGGAGGGTGGCGGCTGGGAGTACACCGACGACCTGGGCACCCCCGTGGAGCTCGACGAGACCCCCACCCGGATCGCCGGGCTGAACGACGTCATGGCCTCGCTGTGGAACTACGGCGTCGAACCGGTCGCCACGTTCGGTCAGACCTCGGCCGCCGACGACGTCGCCTTCGAGGGCCGGGACCTCTCCGAGGTCGAGATCGTCGGCGAGACCTACGGCCAGATCGACCTCGAGCAGCTGGCCGCCGCCGACCCCGACCTGATCATCACCTCGGTCTACCCGGTCGACTCCGAGGGGACGCTCGACCCGACCTCCCCGCCGTACGGCATCGAGTCGCCCGAGCAGCTCGACCAGCTCGAGCAGATCGCCCCCGTCGTGGCGATCGCCTACCGCGGCTCGGCGGCCGACGTGATGGAGCAGGTGGCCGACCTCGCCGAGAGCCTGGGCGCGGACACCGGGACCATCGAGGCCGCCCGCGCCGACTACGAGGAGGCCGCGGCGGCGCTGACCGAGGCCGGCGAGCAGGGGATCACCGTGCTGCCCGTGTACGCGACCCCCTCCGAGGGCTGGTGGATGGCCAAGGCCGGGGACGACCCGCAGCTGCGCCTGTACTCCGACCTCGGCGTCGACTTCGTCGACCCGGGCGGCGAGGGGTACTTCTGGCAGACCGCCGGCTGGGAGGACGTCCCGCAGTACCCGAGCGACGTGATCCTGTACTCGCTGCGCGGCGGCATGACGCCGGAGGAGATGGCCCAGCAGCCGACCGCGGCGCTGCTGCCCGCGATCCAGGCCGAGCAGGCCTACCCCTGGAAGTACATCGGCATGGACTACGCCGCGCAGGCGGAGTACATGCAGGAGCTGGCCGACTGGCTCGACGAGGCCGACGACGTCACCCCGTGACACCGGGCCCGGCCGCGCTCACGAGCCGAGCGGGGCCGGGCTCTCGGGCAGCGGCGGCACGGCCCGCGCCGTGCGCGCCGTCTGCGCCAGGGCGATGCCGGTGAGGACGACGATCCCGCCGGCCACTTGCCAGCCGGTGAGCACCTGCTCCACCCACAGCCAGGCGACGACGGAGGCGAACACCGGCTCGACGGTCGCCACCAGCCCCGCCGTGGTGGGCGCCAGGTGGGGAAGCGCGGCGATGGAGAGCCAGAAGGGCAGCACCGCACCGAGGACGACGATCCAGCCGACCAGCAGCCACAGCGGCAGCCGCAGCTCGCCGACCGACACCGGCACGGTGGCGCCGAGCACCCCGGCGTCGAAGGTCCACCACGGCGCGGCCGCGGCCCAGAACAGCGCCGCGGCCACGAAGCTCCAGCAGGTCAGCGTGACCGGGTCGCGGCCGACCGTGCCGCGCTCCCCGAGCAGGTAGTAGGTGGCGAGGCAGAGCGCCGCACCCAGCGCCGCCGCCACGCCGACGGCGTCGAGCGAGCCGCCGCCCTGCCAGACCTGCGCCACGAGCACCAGCCCGGACAGCGACAGCAGCAGCGCCGCCCACAGCCGGCTGCGCACCCGCTCGCGGCGGACCAGCCAGACGTACAGCGCGATGAACACCGGGGCGGTCATCTCGAAGACCAGCGCGATCCCGACCGGCAGCCGCCCGATGGCGACGTAGTAGAGGAACTGGGTCAGCGCCACGCCGACGACCCCGAAGGCGGCGAGCAGCGGCAGCTCCCGCGCCTGCACCCGCAGCCGGCCGGGCGCGCGGAGGGCCAGCGCGAGGAGCAGGACCTCGGCCGCCCCGGTGCAGCGCAGCGCCGTCAGCCGGGTGGGCGGGATGCCCGCCTCCAGGGCCAGGGTCGAGACCGTGCCGTTGACGGCGAACAGCCCTGCCGCGGCGAGGGTGAAGGCGTACCCGAGGGCCGGGCGGGCGGGGCGGCGCACCAGCGCACGGTAGCGGGCTACCGGTGCCGAGACACCTACCGCGTCAGAACAGGGCCAGCTCCTGCTCCGGCGCCCGCGGACCCGGCACCGACGCCGTGAAGGCGACGTCGAGCCCGGTCGCCTCGAACACCCGCCAGACCGACGGCTGCACGTCGCGCAGCCGCAGCTCGATGCCGTGCTGCAGGCACCACCGCCGAACGGCGAGCAGCGCGGACAGGCCGGCCGATCCGGTCGACGGCACCCCGCCCAGGTCGAGCTCCAGGACGACGCACCCGGCCAGCGGTCGTTCGGCGACGAAGGCCTCCAGCTGCGGTGCGGTCACCAGGTCGAGGTCTCCCTCGACCGCGACGACGGCCTGCCCGCCGGCGGCCTCCCAGCGCAGCCGCAGCGCGGGCGGCCCGGGCGCCTGGTTCCCGACCCACCACGGGCGCCGGCCGCCCGGCGCCCGCGCCAGCCGTCGCGTGACGTCCCATTCGTGCGGCCGAACCATGCGCTGATCCCCCTGTTGCCGACGGCATCGGCCGTCGTGCCGGACCGTACGCAGACGCATGCACCCGGTACAACGGGTTCCGGCACCGGATCGGCCGTCGAGCCACGCCCGATGCGCGTGCTGTCACGGCGGGTGAGCGCATCGTCTCGGCACGTCGGTGGGTGCGCGCCGGTGTCCGTGGGCACGCCTCTGCCGAGCCGAGGAGAGGAGTCCGCGTGGAGAGTCGCCCACCGTGGTCGGGGCGCCGGCGTCGCACCCTGGGCGTGCTGGCGGCCGGGGTCGTCGCCGGGGGGCTGGGTGCCTTCGTGCTCCCGGCGGAGTACGGGGTGACCGCCGGCATCGTCGGTGCGCTCTGCGCCTTCCTCCTCGCCGTGGCCGTCATCGTCTTCGTCGTCGTCCCGGGGCCGGGGACGGCCGGCACGCTGGCCCGCATGCCACCGCTGGCGGGTGCGGCCCTCGTCGTCGCCGTCCTGCTCCTGCTCTCGACCTCCGCCGAGCTGCGCTGGGTGTGGTCGCTGGCCGCCGTGGCCGCCGGCTGCTGGACCGCCTACGCCGTCTGGCAGACCCGGCGCTCGGAGGAGTGAGCGCCGGCGACAGACTGCGGGCCATGGATCTGCCCGAGGCCCTCTACCTGCCCGATGGCGACGGCTTCACCGCCACGGCGCTGACCATCGGCGCCTGGGACGTCGGCATGCAGCACGCCGGGCCACCCGCGGCGCTGCTGCGCGCGGCCGAGTAGGCGGGTGGGATCCCCGACGGCCAGACCGTGCGGCTGGCCTACGACATCCTCGGGCCGGTGCCGGTGGGCCCGGTGCGGGTGGGCGCCTCCGTCATCTGCCCCGGCCGGCGGATCGAGCTGGTGGAGGCGGTCCTCGACGCCGGGGATGGCCCGCTCATGCGGCTGTCGGCCTGGCGCATGCGCAGCCGCGCCGACGGCCCACCGGCCTCCCCCGGCCCGCACCCGGTCCCGGCCGGCCCGGACGACGGCCGCCCCAAGCGCCCGGCGTTCTTCCCCACCGAGCTCGCCTACCACCGCGCGCTGGACTGGCGGTTCGTGTCGGGCACCTTCAACGGCCCGGGCCCGGCCGCCGCGTGGACGCGTCCGGAGTGCACGCTGGTGGCCGGCGAGCCGATGACGCCCCTGCAGCACCTCCTCGTGATGACCGATGCGGCCAGCGGCATCTCGGCGACCCTGGACTGGACGGAGGCGACCTTCGCCAACGTCGACCTCACCGTGGCCCTGCACCGTCCGCCCCGCGGCGAATGGCTCGGTATGGACGCCACCACCGTGCTGGGCGACTCGGGCCCGGCGCAGTGCTTCGCCGTCCTCGTCGACGCCGACGGGGCCGTCGGCCGGTCCAGCCAGTCGCTGTTCGTCGAGCCCCGCTGACGGGGTGAGGGATCTCTCGTACCGGGAACTCCCTGGTCAGGGCGGTGGCGTGGACCTCCGGCGCGGGTACCCGGAGGATGTGGTTGGCATCGGCGGGCGCCGGTGCGCACTGTGGAGAGGTCGCTTCCCCCGACGATTGGAGTGCGCTGACCGTGGATGCGTGGACAGACGTCCTGCGCTGGCTGTCCGGACGCGGTCTCGAGGTCGTGCTCATCGTGCTCGGCTCGGTGCTGCTGGCCCGGTTCATCGGCTGGGCAGGCACCCGGATCACCGACCGGATCGACCGCAACTCCACCGACGGGGACGCGCTCGTGCGCTCCGAGGCCGCCAAGCACCGGCACTCGCTCACCCAGGTGCTCACCTGGGCGGCGGTGGTGCTCGTCTACTCGATCTCGGTCTTCTTCGTCCTCGACCGCCTCGGCATCCCGGTGACCGGCCTGGTCGCGCCGGCCACGGTGCTCGGCGTGGGGCTGGGCTTCGGCGCCCAGCGCATCGTCGGTGACGTCCTCGCGGGCTTCTTCATCATCACCGAGCGCCAGTACGGGTTCGGCGACGTCGTCTCCATCCAGGTGGTCGGCGGCGGCGAGCCGGCCGAGGGCACCGTCGAGGACGTGACCCTGCGCGTGACCCGGGTGCGCTCGCCCAACGGCGAGGTCGTCACCGTGCCGAACGGCCAGATCGTGAAGGTCGTCAACCTCTCGCGCGACTGGGCCCGCGCCGTCGTGGACGTCCCGGTGCCCACCAGCGTCGACGTGAACCGGGCCAACGAGATCCTCCGCGAGGTCGGCCGGTCGGCCTTCCGCGACCCGGCGATGCGCCCGCTGCTGCTCGACCCGCCCACCGTCATGGGCGTCGAGACGCTCGGGCTCGACGAGGTCAACGTGCGCGTGGTGGCCCGCACGCTGCCCGGCAAGCAGTTCGAGGTCGGCCGCGACCTGCGGGCCCGCATCGTGGACGCCTTCCGCAGCCAGGGCATGCAGGTGCCGCAGCCCACCTCGGTCGCGGTGCCTGACGGCGCGACCGCCGTCCAGGAGGCGGTCCGATGACCGCGCCCGAGGACCGCAGCCCGGACGGCGGGGAGCCGAGGGTCAGCACCGCTCCCGCCGTGGCCCCCGCCGCGCCCGCCGCGTCCGCGCCGCCGGACGAGCCGCGGCGTCCCCGCTGGTGGTCGGCCATCCCCCGGCACCTGGGCCGGGCCCGCACCTCGACGGTCGCGCTCAGCCTGCTGTTCCTCCTGATCGGCGCCCTCTACCTCAACGTGCGCCCGGACCCGGAGGGGACGACGCGCACGCCGGCGGACACGGGGGTCGAGGAGACGGCCGAGCAGACGACGGAGACCACCCCGCCGACCACCGAGACCACCGAGCCCGCCGAACCCACCGACGAGGCGCCGGCGACCACCCCCGCGCAGCCGACCGGGGAGCAGGCCGAGCCGACCCAGCAGACCGGGGAGCCGGAGCCCGAAGAGACGGCGGACGAGACGGCGCCCACCACGTCGGCCCCGGAGACCAGCGCGCCGAGCCAGCCGACCGCACCGACCGGCTGAGTCAGAACGAGGTCACGACGGCGATCCCGGGTGCCGCGCCTACCGTGGCGAGCGCGGCCCCGGCGTCGTCCAGGGCCAGCCGGCGGGTGACCAGCCGGCCCGGGTCGAGCCGGCCGGCCGCGATCAGGCCCAGCAGCTCCGGATAGGCGTGCGCGGCCATGCCGTGGCTGCCCAGCACCGCCAGCTCGAGCGCGACCACCCGGTCCATCGGCACCTCGGGGCGGCCCTGCGCCGGCGGCAGCAGCCCGACCTGGACGTGCCGGCCGCGCGGCCGGAGGCTGCGGACGGAGTTCGCGCAGGTGACCGCGGCGCCGAGGGCGTCGAGCGAGGCGTGCGCGCCGCCGCCGGTCAGCTCGGCCACGGCCGCGGGCACGTCGCCGGCGCCGTCGACCGCGTGCTCGGCGCCCAGCTCGCGGGCGAGCTCCAGCGCGCCGGGCGCGACGTCGACGGCCACCACCCGGGCGCCGGCGGCCACCCGCGATCTGGACGGCGGAGAGCCCGACGCCGCCGCACCCGTGCACCGCCACCCACTCCCCGGCCCGCACGCGCGCCACCTGGACGACGGCGCGGAAGGCGGTGGCGTACCGGCAGCCCAGCGCGGCGGCGGTGGTGAGGTCCAGCCCCTCGGGCACCGCGACGAGGTTGACGTCGGCGGCGTCGAGGGCGACGAACTCGGCCAGCGAGCCCCAGTGGGTGAAGCCGGGCTGGGTCTGCCGGGCGCAGACCTGGTGCTCACCGGCGGCGCACTGCGCGCACCGGCCGCAGGCGTTGACGAACGGCACCGTGACCCGGTCGCCCACCCGCCAGTTCCGGACGCCCGCGCCGACGGCCGCCACGGTGCCGGCCAGCTCGTGCCCGGGCACGTGCGGCAGGACGACGTCGGGGTCGTGCCCCTGCCAGGCGTGCCAGTCGCTGCGGCAGATGCCGCCGGCGCCGACCCGGACGACGACGCCGCCCGGCGCGGGATCGGGCGCAGGGACGTCGTCGACCCGCAGCGGTCCACCGAACTGCTCGAACACCAGGGCGCGCACGCCGTCAGCCTGCCGGGTGGTCGAGTTGATCATCGCCTCCGGGTCCGCCGCGCCGGCGTGTCCCGCCGTGTCCCGGACCCGCAGCCGATGATCGACTCCGAGTGGTCCCTGCGGCGGGTGTTTCACGTGGGACATCGCGGCCCGTAGGATCGCGCTGGCTCCTGAGAGGCAGCGCGAAGCACCTGGCTGGCTGCCCGGCAACCTCTACTCCGTCTGAGGTGCTCCAGGGGAAGAGCCGGCCGGACGGCGCCCGCCGCCCGGCAAGGACGGAGCTCCCGTGCGCCGCGGGTCTCCGCGAGCGAGAGGAGACGGCGCATGAGCGACCCGCAGAGCTGGAGCTTCGAGACCCGGCAGATCCACGCCGGCACGAGCCCCGACCCCACGACCGGCGCCCGCGCGCTGCCGATCTACGCGACCACCGCCTACCAGTTCCGCGACACCCAGCACGCCGCGGACCTGTTCGCGCTGGCCGAGATGGGCAACATCTACACGCGGATCATGAACCCGACGCAAGACGCGCTCGAGCAGCGCGTGGCCTCGCTCGAGGGCGGCGTCGCGGCCCTGGCCGTCGCGTCGGGCCAGGCGGCCGAGACCCTGGCCATCCTCAACCTCGCCGAGGCCGGCGACCACGTCGTCGCGTCGGCCTCCCTCTACGGCGGCACCTACAACCTGCTGCACCACTCGCTGCCGAAGATGGGGATCACGGTCTCCTTCGTCGAGGACCCCGACGACCCGGAGAACTGGCAGTCGCTGGTCCAGGACAACACCCGGGCGTTCTTCGCCGAGTCGATCGGCAACCCGAAGGGCGACATCCTCGACATCGAGACGGTCGCCGGGGTCGCGCACCGCAACGGGGTGCCGCTCATCATCGACAACACCATCGCGACGCCGTACCTGATCCGCCCGTTCGAGTTCGGCGCCGACGTCGTCGTCCACTCGGCCACCAAGTACCTGGGCGGCCACGGCACCGTCATCGCCGGCCTGATCGTCGACGGCGGGACGTTCGACTGGACCGGGGGCCGCCACCCCATGTTCACGACGCCGGACCCGACGTACCACGGCGTGGTCTACGCCGACCTGGGCGCGCCGGCCTTCGCGCTCAAGGCGCGGGTGCAGCTGCTGCGCGACCTGGGCCCGGCGGTCTCGCCGTTCAACGCCTTCCTGGTGGTGCAGGGCATCGAGACCCTCTCGCTGCGCATGGAGCGGCACGTGAGCAACGCCCAGCGGGTGGCGGAGTTCCTCGAGGCGCACGACGAGGTGGACCGGGTCAACTACCCGGGGCTGGCCTCCTCGCCGTGGCACGCCGCGCAGCAGAAGTACGCCCCGAAGGGCGCCGGCGCCGTCCTCACCTTCGAGCTGCACGGCGGCGTCGAGGCGGGGAAGCGGTTCGTGGAGGCCCTGGAGCTGCACAGCCACGTCGCCAACATCGGTGACGTCCGCAGCCTGGTGATCCACCCGGCGTCGACCACGCACTCGCAGCTCACGCCGGAGGAGCAGCTCACCACCGGCGTCACCCCGGGTCTGGTGCGGCTGGCCGTGGGCCTGGAGGGCGTCGAGGACATCCTGGCCGACCTCGAGGCCGGGTTCCGCGCCGCCAAGGGCGCCTGAGCGGTGGGCGGGTGGGTCGAGGGCGACCCGGTCGGCGACCGGCGCTTCCTCGACCTGCCCGCCCCCTTCCCGCTGGACCGCGGCGGGACCCTGCCCGCCGTGCGGATCGCCTACGAGACCTGGGGCACCCTCGCCCCCGACGGCGGGAACGCCGTGCTGGTGGAGCACGCGCTCACCGGCGACAGCCACGTCGTCGGCCCGGCCGCGGAGGGGCATCCGACGCCCGGCTGGTGGAGCGGCATCGTCGGGCCGGGCGCGGCCCTGGACACCGACCGCTTCTTCGTCGTCTGCGCCAACGTGCTCGGCGGCTGCCAGGGCACGACCGGGCCGTCGTCGACCGCGCCGGACGGCCGCCGCTGGGGATCACGCTTCCCCGAGGTGACCGTGGGCGACCAGGTGCGCGCCGAGGTCGCGCTCGCCGACGCGCTCGGCATCCCCCGCTGGGCGGCGGTGGCCGGCGGGTCGATGGGCGGCATGCGGGCGCTGGAGTGGGCCGTGGCCGAACCGGCGCGGGTCGAGGCGCTCTTCTTCCTCGCGTCGGGCGCCGTCGCCTCGGCCGACCAGATCGGCACGCAGACCACCCAGCAGGCCGCCGTCCGGGCCGACGCGCGCTGGGCGGGCGGGGACTACGCGCCCGACGCCCCGCCGGTGGACGGCCTGGGGATCGCCCGCCGGATCGCCCACCTCACCTACCGCAGCGGGCTGGAGCTCGACGCCCGCTTCGGCGTGCAGGTGCAGGACGACGGCCGCTACGCCGTCGCCTCCTACCTCGACCACCACGCCGACAAGCTCGCCCGCCGCTTCGACGCCGGAAGCTACGTGCTGCTCACCGAGGCGATGAACAGCTGGGACGTCGGCCGGGGCCGCGGCGGCGTCGAGGCCGCGCTGGCCCGCGTGACCGCCCGCGCGCTCGTCGCGGGCGTGGACAGCGACCGGCTGTACCCGGTGGAGCAGCAGCAGCGGGTGGCCGACGCGCTCGGCGTCCCGCTGCGCGTCATCTCCTCGCCGTACGGGCACGACGGCTTCCTGATCGAGACCGCCGCCGTCGGCGCGCTGCTGACCGAGCTGCTGGGGAAACCGTGAACGACGACGACCTGCTCCCGCTGCGCGAGGCGTGCGACCGCGCGCTGACCGGGCACGGCGACTGGCGTCCGGCGGACCAGCTCGCCATGGTCCCGCCCGGGACGGCCCCGGACCGGTACGGCGACGGCGGCGTGGTCGCCGAGCTCGAGGCCGAGGTCGCCGGGCTGCTCGGCCTGCCCGCGGCGGTGTACCTGCCCAGCGGCGTCATGGCGCAGCAGGCGGCGCTGCGGGTGCACGCCGACCGGCGGGCCCGGCGCACCGTGGTCTGCCACCCCGAGAGCCACCTGATCCGGCACGAGGAGCAGGCGTTCGAGCGGCTGCACGGCATGGTGCTGCGGCCGGCCGGGAACCGGTACCGGCTGCTCGTGCGCGCCGACCTCGACGCGGTCGCCGAGCGCCCCGCCGCGTTGCTGGTGGAGCTGCCGCAGCGCGACCTGGGCGGGCAGCTCCCGGCGTGGGACGACCTGGTGGAGCAGGTCGGCTGGGCCCGGGGCCGCGGCGCCGCCGCGCACCTGGACGGCGCCCGCCTGTGGGAGGCCACCGCCGGCTACGACCGCACGCCGGCCGAGATCGCCGGGCTGTTCGACACCGTCTACGTCAGCTTCTACAAGGGCATCGGCGCGCTGGCCGGCTGCTGCCTGGCCGGCCCGGCGGACGTCGTCGCCGAGGTCCGGGAGTGGCGCCGCCGGCTGGGCGGCACGCTGT is from Blastococcus sp. HT6-4 and encodes:
- a CDS encoding ABC transporter substrate-binding protein, whose protein sequence is MTEEHPVHRIPRRLAGGLLTLAVVATASACGDDDAAEPAAEPTTAEGGGWEYTDDLGTPVELDETPTRIAGLNDVMASLWNYGVEPVATFGQTSAADDVAFEGRDLSEVEIVGETYGQIDLEQLAAADPDLIITSVYPVDSEGTLDPTSPPYGIESPEQLDQLEQIAPVVAIAYRGSAADVMEQVADLAESLGADTGTIEAARADYEEAAAALTEAGEQGITVLPVYATPSEGWWMAKAGDDPQLRLYSDLGVDFVDPGGEGYFWQTAGWEDVPQYPSDVILYSLRGGMTPEEMAQQPTAALLPAIQAEQAYPWKYIGMDYAAQAEYMQELADWLDEADDVTP
- a CDS encoding EamA family transporter; protein product: MRRPARPALGYAFTLAAAGLFAVNGTVSTLALEAGIPPTRLTALRCTGAAEVLLLALALRAPGRLRVQARELPLLAAFGVVGVALTQFLYYVAIGRLPVGIALVFEMTAPVFIALYVWLVRRERVRSRLWAALLLSLSGLVLVAQVWQGGGSLDAVGVAAALGAALCLATYYLLGERGTVGRDPVTLTCWSFVAAALFWAAAAPWWTFDAGVLGATVPVSVGELRLPLWLLVGWIVVLGAVLPFWLSIAALPHLAPTTAGLVATVEPVFASVVAWLWVEQVLTGWQVAGGIVVLTGIALAQTARTARAVPPLPESPAPLGS
- a CDS encoding STAS domain-containing protein, with protein sequence MVRPHEWDVTRRLARAPGGRRPWWVGNQAPGPPALRLRWEAAGGQAVVAVEGDLDLVTAPQLEAFVAERPLAGCVVLELDLGGVPSTGSAGLSALLAVRRWCLQHGIELRLRDVQPSVWRVFEATGLDVAFTASVPGPRAPEQELALF
- a CDS encoding thioesterase family protein, with the protein product MRLAYDILGPVPVGPVRVGASVICPGRRIELVEAVLDAGDGPLMRLSAWRMRSRADGPPASPGPHPVPAGPDDGRPKRPAFFPTELAYHRALDWRFVSGTFNGPGPAAAWTRPECTLVAGEPMTPLQHLLVMTDAASGISATLDWTEATFANVDLTVALHRPPRGEWLGMDATTVLGDSGPAQCFAVLVDADGAVGRSSQSLFVEPR
- a CDS encoding mechanosensitive ion channel family protein, which gives rise to MDAWTDVLRWLSGRGLEVVLIVLGSVLLARFIGWAGTRITDRIDRNSTDGDALVRSEAAKHRHSLTQVLTWAAVVLVYSISVFFVLDRLGIPVTGLVAPATVLGVGLGFGAQRIVGDVLAGFFIITERQYGFGDVVSIQVVGGGEPAEGTVEDVTLRVTRVRSPNGEVVTVPNGQIVKVVNLSRDWARAVVDVPVPTSVDVNRANEILREVGRSAFRDPAMRPLLLDPPTVMGVETLGLDEVNVRVVARTLPGKQFEVGRDLRARIVDAFRSQGMQVPQPTSVAVPDGATAVQEAVR
- a CDS encoding zinc-binding dehydrogenase, producing the protein MAAGARVVAVDVAPGALELARELGAEHAVDGAGDVPAAVAELTGGGAHASLDALGAAVTCANSVRSLRPRGRHVQVGLLPPAQGRPEVPMDRVVALELAVLGSHGMAAHAYPELLGLIAAGRLDPGRLVTRRLALDDAGAALATVGAAPGIAVVTSF
- a CDS encoding bifunctional o-acetylhomoserine/o-acetylserine sulfhydrylase — encoded protein: MSDPQSWSFETRQIHAGTSPDPTTGARALPIYATTAYQFRDTQHAADLFALAEMGNIYTRIMNPTQDALEQRVASLEGGVAALAVASGQAAETLAILNLAEAGDHVVASASLYGGTYNLLHHSLPKMGITVSFVEDPDDPENWQSLVQDNTRAFFAESIGNPKGDILDIETVAGVAHRNGVPLIIDNTIATPYLIRPFEFGADVVVHSATKYLGGHGTVIAGLIVDGGTFDWTGGRHPMFTTPDPTYHGVVYADLGAPAFALKARVQLLRDLGPAVSPFNAFLVVQGIETLSLRMERHVSNAQRVAEFLEAHDEVDRVNYPGLASSPWHAAQQKYAPKGAGAVLTFELHGGVEAGKRFVEALELHSHVANIGDVRSLVIHPASTTHSQLTPEEQLTTGVTPGLVRLAVGLEGVEDILADLEAGFRAAKGA
- a CDS encoding homoserine O-acetyltransferase codes for the protein MGGWVEGDPVGDRRFLDLPAPFPLDRGGTLPAVRIAYETWGTLAPDGGNAVLVEHALTGDSHVVGPAAEGHPTPGWWSGIVGPGAALDTDRFFVVCANVLGGCQGTTGPSSTAPDGRRWGSRFPEVTVGDQVRAEVALADALGIPRWAAVAGGSMGGMRALEWAVAEPARVEALFFLASGAVASADQIGTQTTQQAAVRADARWAGGDYAPDAPPVDGLGIARRIAHLTYRSGLELDARFGVQVQDDGRYAVASYLDHHADKLARRFDAGSYVLLTEAMNSWDVGRGRGGVEAALARVTARALVAGVDSDRLYPVEQQQRVADALGVPLRVISSPYGHDGFLIETAAVGALLTELLGKP
- a CDS encoding beta-eliminating lyase-related protein is translated as MNDDDLLPLREACDRALTGHGDWRPADQLAMVPPGTAPDRYGDGGVVAELEAEVAGLLGLPAAVYLPSGVMAQQAALRVHADRRARRTVVCHPESHLIRHEEQAFERLHGMVLRPAGNRYRLLVRADLDAVAERPAALLVELPQRDLGGQLPAWDDLVEQVGWARGRGAAAHLDGARLWEATAGYDRTPAEIAGLFDTVYVSFYKGIGALAGCCLAGPADVVAEVREWRRRLGGTLFGLWPGAASALSCLRRRLPLMPAYLERAREIAGAVRDLPGVTVVPDPPQTPMLHLLLRTTPEEFTAAARRLATDEGLWTWPRAGRTGDPGAVRVELAVGDATLALPVEEIRAAVATLAGET